Part of the Virgibacillus natechei genome is shown below.
TTACTGGGCGACCTATAACATCTGCTAATATCTGACACCAAGCGGAGCTTTTTGAACCCCCTCCAATTAATGTTAGTAGACCTTCACTCCCTTGATTTGTGATTAGATCAATTAACTGCTTGTATGAATAACATATCCCTTCTATAACAGCTCTAGCCATATCACTTTTCTTCGTTTTTGGTCCGATTCCCCAGAATGCACCTTTTGCATCCGTATCACTAACTGGACACCTCTCCCCATTTAAATAAGGAAGAAATAATAAACCGTTGCTACCAGCCGGAATGGTTTCTACTAATGCGTCGAATTCCTCGTACTTATTATCCGTCCCCTCATTTGCAAACGTCTCCACAGCCCATTTATGCACATTTCCTGCATTCAGTACTGGTGCAATGCTGATATTCAAACTTTCCGGGAGATGGGCCAAATTAAAAATAGTATTGATCCCTTTGTTTTGCTTATTACTATCCTGTACAATAGCTGCCCATCCGGTAGTCCCAATATAAAAATAGGTGTCTCCATGATTAACCGCTGCTGCCCCCATAGTGGAGGCACCTGCATCTCCACTTCCACACAAAACAGGTGTAGACTCTAATAATCCAGTTTCTTCCGCAGCTGCTTTTGAGACATAACCGACTATTTCTTCTGAACTGTATACCTTAGGTAATTGGTTTCCGCTCAATCCGAATGTTTCTAAGATTTCTGGAATCCAATCTCGAGTATTTAAGCTCATCATTCCTGTCGTTGTAGCAGTTGTTGGATCCGTAACAAAAGCATTTGTCAATTTGTAAACAGCATAATCCTTCGAACTAAAAACAAAGCATTGTGTCTCATCAAAGACCTCTACATTGTTTTCTTTTAACCAAAGCAACTTAGCTAGAGGGGTTGATGAACGAATTGTATTTCCAGTTTTATCGTGAATAGTCGGCAGCTTTTTCATGATATACGCTGCCTCTTGCTCAGAACGGGTATCTGAATATAGGATGGCTCTTTGATTTGGGTACGTTGATGAAATTGAAATAACATCTTCCATTTGGCCAGAAAATGTAAGGGTAACAATTTGTTTTGGATTTAATTTTAATTCCGACCACCATTTTTGGGTAATCTCCTTAACCCCTTGCCACCAATCAGTAGGGCTTTGTTCAATTTCTCCATTTTCGCCATAATAGGTATCTAATAATATACTATACTCACCTATAATAGTAGCCTGATTGTTCACTAAAACCCCTTTAATAGCCGTCGTGCCTATATCAAAAGCACCAACATATTCCTCCATAATCACTCCACCTCCCCAATTTTTGCAGTTGTTAATTCTTGAATGAAACTCACTAGATCCTCATTCCTCCCTTTCTCTACAATACCACCAATTTTGCTTCCTACAACCATACCGTCATAATCTGATAAATAAACCTGCTTAGCTAAACTTCCAACTGATCGTACAACACCTAAATGCACACCATTTAACACATGAAAATCTAATGCATACCCTTCTTTCCATTCACCTGTTAATTCAATTGGACTTATCCATTTCATTATTAGTTCTCTCAATTTTAGCACAACACTGGTCATTCATATAACTTTAATTACGTATGTGGCCGAAATGAGTTTAATAGATAATTATGCCTGTATAATCATATTCTACATCCTTAGATAACCCTTTATTTTTGGTGAGTTCTGTTTATTCATTTCTCCTAGAAGGGCTGCGTACGTACAATTATAGCGAACGTTTAAGAGATCTTCGTATACACGTAGTGGATGTCTGCCCTCAGTTGCCTAGAGCTAATTGTTTAACAAACGTAACTCACTTTATTACAATAATAATGTCGCTAAAAAACGAGGAGGACAAAAATGAACGCTAACTATAAAACATTATTAGAACCTTATCCATTATCAAATGACGTGGAATTAAAAAATAGAATAATCATGGCACCAATGACAAACTTTTCATCGAATCCGGATGGTTCCGTTACAGAAGCAGAAGTGAATTATTACGCACGGCGTTCGAAAGGCGTGGGGGCAGTAATTACAGCATGTGCCTATGTAACTCCTAGCGGGAAAGGGTTCCCAGGTGAATTCGGCAGTGACCGCGATGAGCTTATCCCCAGCCTAAGACAATTAGCCAGCGGGATTAAAAATCAGGGAGCCAAAGCCATTTTGCAGATTTTCCATGGGGGAAGAATGTGTGCCCCAGACCTTGTTCCAAATGGGGAAATTGTAAGTGCGAGCAATATTCCGGCTGAAAACGGCGCAACAGCTGGCGTGGAACCTCGTGCATTAACGGAAACTGAGATCAACGAAATCATTGAGGCATTTGGAGAGTCCACACGTCGGGCGATCGAAGCAGGTTTTGATGGGGTTGAAATTCACGGAGCAAATGGGTACCTCATCCAACAATTTTTCTCCCCTCACTCCAATCGCCGCGATGATCAGTTTGGAGGAAATGTGCAAGAACGCATGACATTTCCATTGGCGGTTGTTGATAAAGTGCAACAGGTTGTAAATGAACATGCAAAAGAGCCGTTCGTTGTTGGGTATCGTTTTTCACCGGAAGAACCGGAAACAACTGGCATTACGATGGGTGATACTCTCCAATTGGTCGATGTGTTAACGGAGAAGGGACTAGATTATCTGCATGTATCCCTAGGCGAATTCTGGTCTAAAGCAAGAAGGAAAGCTGACACAACGAAGACACGTGTGGAGCTGCTTTTAGAAAAAATTCATAACCGCGTCCCATTAATCGGTGTAGGTTCCATCTATTCTGCTGATCAAGCGCGTGAAGCATTCCAGACCGGAGTCGCATTCCTAGCGCTTGGAAGAGAATTAATTATCGATCCAGACTGGGTACAAAAGATAGAAGCAGGAAAAGAAGATGAAATTAATACCTTAGTAGACGTCAACAAACAAGCGGAATTAGAGGTACCAGATCCATTATGGAAAGCTATTACAACTACGCCAGGTTGGTTCCCAGGAGTGGAATAAACAGGAAGTAGTTGGATAAAAAGAAGCGCATGTATACCTGTTACTATAAGGTATACATGTGCTTTTATTTTCCAAAGAAGGAAGCGCAAATAGCTTCCAATCTCAGCTGAATTTTCTTACCCTTCTCTTATCACTAGGCCAGATTCTCCTCAGTTCCCGGGATGGTCATAAACATACTCCGGAAAATCAGTGACGATACCGTCAACTTCGTGTTCTGCCAACCTATCTGCCTGTTCTTGTGATCTTACGGTATAGGCCCAGATTTCCATTTCGGCTGCATGAACGCGCTCAACCAGTTCATCTGTTACTGCATTCATATTCGGATTAAAATAATCTGCATAGCTGGCAAATGCTGCTAACTGCTCATCGGTAACGACTGCTGCCTGAAGCCCAAGCAGTACACCATGTGGAATATTTGGTACCAATTCTTTTGATGTTTGAACTGATTCATGATTAAACGATTGAATGATAACTTTATTATTATTCGGTTTATGCATATTGCGTTCTATTAAAGCATCGGCAACTTTTTCCTCGATACCCGGATATAGCCCTGGTGATTTCAATTCAATCAAAATACCAATCTTTCCACGATAAGCATCAATGATTTCTTCAAAAGTCGGGATCTGTTCCCCCGCAAATTCCTCACCAAACCAGCTGCCAGCATCCAATTGCTGTATTTCTTCCAGCGTATAATCACCAACAGCGCCCGTTCCATTTGTGGTTCGGTTTACTGTAGTATCATGAATGGCAACCAATTCCCCATCCTTCGTCATTTGCACATCGATTTCAATGTAGTCAGCTTTCATCTCAAAAGCTTTGTCAAACGCAACCATCGTATTTTCAGGCGTATGCCCCGAAGCACCCCGATGTGCCACATTGGTAATCTCCTGCCCATTTGCAGCAAGTACAGGAACCGTGAACAGGCTCAAAAAAAGACTCGTCATGAAAAAAATAGAAAGAATACGCTTCATAAATAAAATCTCCCTTCCTAGTAGTTACCTATTATTATAAAGAAAGACTATTAAGTTAGAGTGAAGAAAAAGATAAATCTATGTAAGGAAAACTACTAGGTTCGTAGGAAGCCGAAAGTCCCCTATCCCTTTTTAAAAGAACAAAAGAGGAATCAGGGAATCATTCCCCAGTTCCTCATTAGCTCCTTACCTTCTGATTATAATCCGCAAAGTCATGATACGTATAATTGCTCCTAATTGAATTGCAAACAGGTTCGCAGGTAAATAAATGATGCAGATCACCACGCATCGGCTCCTGTTCATTAAACCACGATTGTGGCATAACCGGGTGGTGCCTGTCACTGTTCCTCTGTTCGCTTTCCAGTGTCTGTATTGGTTCACCGCTCCCCTTCGTAACAAAATTACTTATTTTTTCCACATTTATCACGTATTCATTCCAATCTCTTTCTTTACTATGAGGGGGAAAGGGTATCAATGGCATCGAGAAGAAATGAATGCTAACAATGACAAAAAAAGAAAGACGGTGAGTATATTGGAATTGTTAAGTATCAACGGGTTATGCCTCATCATTGGTGTCACAGAAAAAACGGCAAAAAATTGGATTGAGGAATTTAGTACTCATATCCCGAAAACGACAGAACTGGGTATGACCTATTATCACCCTGAAGCGATTGACACTTTAAAATTTATTAAAACATGTAAGAATAAAAACTATCAGACACCGAAAATTAGGGAAATGCTAGCAAATAATATTTCTCCTATCACAATGCAGAGAACGATAGAAGATGTACAACGGTCACTAGAGCAAGAAAATTACAAGGAAAACCTTTTAACAGTGATGCAGACAATCGAAAAGACCATATCCAATGTCGCTGATCAGGAAAAATCGATAAAATCCTTACAAGAACAGTACTATGAACAAAACAAGCGAATCAAAGATGTGGACAAACAGGCAAAAGAAATAAATGATTTAAAACAAGAAATCAAAGCTTTAAAGCAAAAACTTACACCAGCAAAAGAATATGAAGAAAAAAAGGAATCTTTCGCAAAGCTTTTTAAACAACAAAAGGAGGATAACCATTGTTTCAACCAGATAATAACAAAGCTAAACCAGGGGATCTAGTCGAATTTAAAAGAGAAGATTTGCTTCTAACGGGAAAGGTATTACCATCTAATTGTAAGAATAGTATTATCGTTGAAATATCATCAGAAAATGATCTGGAAGCCATTAATTACAGTCACCCTAACACGGTAGTATCCCATAAAAAATACAGGATTAGATAACAAAAACCTTGAGAGGATATATCTTCTCAAGGTTTTTGTTATCTAAAGAAGCATGGGGGAGGTTCTCTCACTTCCACCTTTTTTTACCAGTCTATTAGTCTACTAGACAAGCGCCTTTTTTAACTATCACTCCTACAAACACCGCCATTCTCTCTTTAAATCTTCATAGCTTGAGAGTAAAGGAGGTGATAGAATGTTAGGATTTTCCATGATTGAACTTACAAGAAACAATAGTAATAGATTTGACAAGGAAATGCGCCAAAGACTAGTCAATTTATATAAGCCCTTTCGCCGTACTCCTTGTTTTTTACACCGTCCACTAGAAAAGATGTTGAAAAAGTCGAAGAAGTATCCTGTAATCATTGAGTTTGAAGAAAATGAAGTCAATTTGGCATCAAAAAAAGTCCATGAACTGGTTAAGTCTGAATTCAGATCTAAGATAGCGCACGATTTTCACAGCACATGCAGCTGTTCAGCGGTTGTAACTGCGTCCACAATTGAAAAACTCATGAACGACGGTGATTGTCACATTAAAAAGATATATTATGATCGAGAAGTCACTGCTTTGTTGGATGTTGCTTCTCCATCTATTCATGCCGATCAGGTGAATGAACAGGGTCTAACTGGAACGGATATCAATATTGCGGTCCTCGATACAGGCGTTCACCCGCACCAGGATTTAACACAATCAACGAACCGAATTATTGCCTTTAAAGATTTTGTTAACAACCAAACTGAACCTTATGACGATAATGGGCATGGAACGCATTGCGTGGGCGATGCGGCAGGTAACGGATTTTCATCAGACGGGAAATACCGCGGACCTGCTCCAGAAGCTGGTGTTATTGGCGTAAAGGTACTCGACAAGATGGGATCAGGATCTCTTTCCACGATTGTCTCTGGTATTCAATGGTGTATCGACAATAAAGAAGAGCACCAAATCGATGTAATTTCCTTATCTTTAGGAGCAACTGCTGATGAGTCTGACTGTAATGACCCACTTGTTCAAGCTGTAGAAGCAGCATGGGAAAGCGGTATTGTCGTTTGTGTAGCTGCCGGAAATTCGGGGCCTGATCAACGAACGATCGCTACCCCTGGCATCAGTTCAAGGGTCGTAACCGTCGGGGCAATCGATGATCAAAATACGATTGAGCGTTCAGATGACGAAATAGCACCTTTTTCAAGCCGTGGGCCTGCATGTGGGGTAGAAGCGAAGCCGGATTTATTAGCTCCAGGGGTAAACATTATTTCCCTTAGAGCTCCAGGATCTTTCCTAGACAAAACAAATAAGGCAAGTCTAGTCGAAAACGATTATTTCTCTTTGTCAGG
Proteins encoded:
- a CDS encoding S8 family peptidase; the encoded protein is MLGFSMIELTRNNSNRFDKEMRQRLVNLYKPFRRTPCFLHRPLEKMLKKSKKYPVIIEFEENEVNLASKKVHELVKSEFRSKIAHDFHSTCSCSAVVTASTIEKLMNDGDCHIKKIYYDREVTALLDVASPSIHADQVNEQGLTGTDINIAVLDTGVHPHQDLTQSTNRIIAFKDFVNNQTEPYDDNGHGTHCVGDAAGNGFSSDGKYRGPAPEAGVIGVKVLDKMGSGSLSTIVSGIQWCIDNKEEHQIDVISLSLGATADESDCNDPLVQAVEAAWESGIVVCVAAGNSGPDQRTIATPGISSRVVTVGAIDDQNTIERSDDEIAPFSSRGPACGVEAKPDLLAPGVNIISLRAPGSFLDKTNKASLVENDYFSLSGTSMATPICAGVAALVLQAYPEYTPDQVKQQLLQSASDLGLPPYDQGSGYLDAAEAVPLDDSGQ
- a CDS encoding DUF2187 family protein yields the protein MFQPDNNKAKPGDLVEFKREDLLLTGKVLPSNCKNSIIVEISSENDLEAINYSHPNTVVSHKKYRIR
- a CDS encoding helix-turn-helix domain-containing protein; the protein is MELLSINGLCLIIGVTEKTAKNWIEEFSTHIPKTTELGMTYYHPEAIDTLKFIKTCKNKNYQTPKIREMLANNISPITMQRTIEDVQRSLEQENYKENLLTVMQTIEKTISNVADQEKSIKSLQEQYYEQNKRIKDVDKQAKEINDLKQEIKALKQKLTPAKEYEEKKESFAKLFKQQKEDNHCFNQIITKLNQGI
- a CDS encoding xylulokinase, with the translated sequence MEEYVGAFDIGTTAIKGVLVNNQATIIGEYSILLDTYYGENGEIEQSPTDWWQGVKEITQKWWSELKLNPKQIVTLTFSGQMEDVISISSTYPNQRAILYSDTRSEQEAAYIMKKLPTIHDKTGNTIRSSTPLAKLLWLKENNVEVFDETQCFVFSSKDYAVYKLTNAFVTDPTTATTTGMMSLNTRDWIPEILETFGLSGNQLPKVYSSEEIVGYVSKAAAEETGLLESTPVLCGSGDAGASTMGAAAVNHGDTYFYIGTTGWAAIVQDSNKQNKGINTIFNLAHLPESLNISIAPVLNAGNVHKWAVETFANEGTDNKYEEFDALVETIPAGSNGLLFLPYLNGERCPVSDTDAKGAFWGIGPKTKKSDMARAVIEGICYSYKQLIDLITNQGSEGLLTLIGGGSKSSAWCQILADVIGRPVRVPIDSEYMPALGISSSAFVSLGWSESYNDFSKQFLVPVEAEMYEPDMVKHEVYEGTYQQYLKLYPNLKGIYD
- a CDS encoding NADH-dependent flavin oxidoreductase; this translates as MNANYKTLLEPYPLSNDVELKNRIIMAPMTNFSSNPDGSVTEAEVNYYARRSKGVGAVITACAYVTPSGKGFPGEFGSDRDELIPSLRQLASGIKNQGAKAILQIFHGGRMCAPDLVPNGEIVSASNIPAENGATAGVEPRALTETEINEIIEAFGESTRRAIEAGFDGVEIHGANGYLIQQFFSPHSNRRDDQFGGNVQERMTFPLAVVDKVQQVVNEHAKEPFVVGYRFSPEEPETTGITMGDTLQLVDVLTEKGLDYLHVSLGEFWSKARRKADTTKTRVELLLEKIHNRVPLIGVGSIYSADQAREAFQTGVAFLALGRELIIDPDWVQKIEAGKEDEINTLVDVNKQAELEVPDPLWKAITTTPGWFPGVE
- a CDS encoding glycerophosphodiester phosphodiesterase; translation: MKRILSIFFMTSLFLSLFTVPVLAANGQEITNVAHRGASGHTPENTMVAFDKAFEMKADYIEIDVQMTKDGELVAIHDTTVNRTTNGTGAVGDYTLEEIQQLDAGSWFGEEFAGEQIPTFEEIIDAYRGKIGILIELKSPGLYPGIEEKVADALIERNMHKPNNNKVIIQSFNHESVQTSKELVPNIPHGVLLGLQAAVVTDEQLAAFASYADYFNPNMNAVTDELVERVHAAEMEIWAYTVRSQEQADRLAEHEVDGIVTDFPEYVYDHPGN